GTGAAATCGCTAAAACATCTGCTGCACGTGTCATATGTTCAAGCTTCGCTACTGTTGCAAAATATTCCAATTGTTGCCATTCCAATTTCACTCACCTCTAATAATAGTATGGATATTAGTTACCTGCATTATAACGGTAAAAGGATAGGAAGTATAGGCAACTTGGGAAAATTTTAAATGGCAGCTCATCGGAAATTAAACAAATGAATTTTTTTAATTTAGAAGCACCTCCAAAGGGTGATTACAGAAGGAATTAACCTTACACCATTCATGCATAAAACGTATCGAAACGATAAAAACTATAAATTGTACATTATGAATAAAGGGTGTTAAGATAGACACATAAAATACACAAATACAAATTTCCGTGAAGGGGATATTATAAAATGAAGTTATCAAAGCCGCAACCTCTAACAATTGAGGGAGGCAAAAAAGCCGTACTATTACTGCATGGATTTACAGGTAGCACAAAAGATGTGAAAAAGCTAGGGGAATTTTTATCCAAACGTGGTTATACCGTTCATGCACCTATCTATAGTGGGCACGGGGTAGAACCGGAAGCCCTACTAGAAACAAAACCTGAAGACTGGTGGAACGATGTAGTAGAAGGCTACAACTTCCTAAAAGATAAAGGATATGAAGAAATCGCAGTAGTAGGCATTTCACTTGGCGGAGTTTTTTCATTAAAAGTAGCAGAGCAATTTCCTGTTAAAGGAGTTGTTGCCATGTGTGCGCCGATAACACGCGATAGCTCAAAAGGATTATTTACACGTTTATACAATTATGCAAGACTTTATAAACACTTTGAAAACAAGTCCAAAGATCAAATTATTTCTGAACTACATGAATTACGCATTTCACCAAAAGATTCTTTAGATGGCGTAACACGCTTAACAGAAGAAACACGTGAAGATTTACCTGCAATTAAAGCACCAACTTTAGTATTGCAAGGATTATTAGACGATGAGCTATATCAACAAAGCGCTCCGTTTATTTTAGATACAGTTAAAACAGATGATAAAGAAATTATTTGGTATGAAAATTCTGGTCATATTATTACGTTAGATAAAGAACGTGATAAAGTGTATGAAGACGTGTACAATTTTTTAAACCATATAGAGTGGTCTGTTGCAAACTAAGAGCTGTCTTCTGACAGCTCTTTTTATTTGTTAATTTTTACTTAATAAGCTAGGAACTGTACTATTAGCATTTATCTTAGAAAAAACTATTGTTTTTATAATAAATGCCTGTTACCATAATGAAATTGTAGTGAAAATTCATTCGATTTAACTTATTTCAGCAAAACACCTTTATTTCTATTAGTGAACAACGAATGCGATAAAATTACTGAAGAGTAGTGGTTCGAACTCTAGCTGAAGTAAGAGAAGCTTCATTGGATATTTTACATTCTAAATGAAGCATTTCGAGCAAGCTCGAAAAAAATCAGGAAGCAATTACGCTAAGGCGTAATTATTCTTGCTTCAATAGGGTGAAGCAAGAAAGCCTCCGGCGGATGTCACAGATTTTGAAGAGGAGCATTTCGAGCAAGCTCGAAAAAATCTGGACGCAATTACGCTAAGGCGTAATTGATTATTTGCTATAGTCAAACACATCTAAGGAGTACATCAATTATGCAAAAGAAAATACCTTTTTCTACATATGCAGTCATTGGAACGATGTTATTTGGACTGTATTTTGGAGCAGGAAATCTTATTTTTCCAATTCAACTTGGACAACTAGCAGGGACTAACTTTTGGTTTGCTCTTGTCGGTTTTTTAGTAACGGCAATCGGGTTACCGTTTTTAGGTATTTTAGCGATTGGTTTATCGGGCAGTAATGGACTGCGTGATTTAGCGAGTCGTATTCATCCTTTATTCGGCGTTATTTTTTCATTAGCGTTATACTTAACAATTGGTCCTTTCTTTGCTATTCCACGAACGGCAACAGTGCCATTTGTCGTTGGCTTTGAACCGTATATTAATGCGGAACATACAACCATGTTACTGGCTTTGTTTAGCTTTATATTTTTTGCCATTGTCTACTATTTCTCGTTAAATCCAGCGAAGATTATGGATTATATCGGGAAGGTATTAACACCAGCCTTTTTAGTTGTCTTATTTATTTTAATAATTATTAGTATTGTAAAGCCGATGGGGCACTTCCAACAGCCAATAGGTGATTATATTCAATCTTCCTTTATGACTGGCTTTAAAGAAGGCTATAATACAATGGATGCACTAGCATCGCTAGCATTTGGTATCGTTGTCATCAATGCTATTAAAAATGCAGGGATTACAGATCGTAAAGAAATTGCTAAGGCAACTTGGAAGTCTGGTATCTTTGCGATGGCATTAATGACACTAATTTATGGGCTTATTACGTATATGGGCGCATCTAGTATTGAATCAGTAGGAACATTTGACAACGGTGGTTTAATTTTTGCAGCAGTTGCAGATCATTATTTTGGCTCATTTGGTGCCATATTATTGGCAGTCATTATTGTGCTTGCTTGTTTAAAAACGAGTATTGGTTTAATTACTTCTTGTAGTGAATTTTTCCATGAAGTATTTCCAAAGGTTAGCTATAAAATGTTTGTTCTATTATTGTGTGTTGTGTCCTTCTCAATTGCGAACTTTGGTTTAAATAATATTATACAATTTGCTATTCCAGTGCTTATGTTCTTATATCCACTTGCCATTGTTCTGATTTTACTTGCCTTAAGCTCTTCATTATTTAACAATAAGCAAGCTGTATACGCATCGGCTATGTTTTTGACGTTTTTCGTTAGTCTCATCGACGGCTACAAAGCGCTCGTTATTAGTATACCTGAGGCACAATTAAGCTGGTTAGACACAATAGAGCAACTATACTCCGATGTTTTACCACTATATGATATCGGTTTAGGATGGATATTACCTGCTGTCATTGGGGTAGTGATTGGCTTGATTTTGCCTTCAAAACAAACTAAAACCATTCAATAGTTTTGCTATTTAAGTGATTGTACCTATAAAAGAGTGTTAGATTGAATAAATGTCAATCTAACACTTTTTCTTATTTTTATATTCAGAAATAATATATGCAGAAAATTTATTCAATTTAATTTATAATGTTACTTATGATTGTTATAAGGAGAAGGTGAGCAAATGCACGAACTTTGGATGTTTACAGCAGTGGCGCTAATGATTGTTATGGTGCCTGGAGTAGATTCACTGCTAGTTTTAAAAAATACAATCGTACATGGCAAAAAAGCAGGCTTTTTTACAATGGTAGGGATTGTCCTAGCACTAATCGTGTGGACAACTTTAGCAGTACTTGGTCTTGCAACGATTATATCAAAATCAATGGTAGTATTTTTAGTGATAAAGTATGCTGGTGCAGCTTATTTAATTTATTTAGGTATTCAGTCATGGCGTGCAAGGGCACAAAATATGATGTTGCAAGAAGAGGTTACTATCAAAGAAAATGGAGAAAAAAATATGCCGCTTAGTTGCATGACCCAAGGCATTACAACGGACTTATTAAACCCAAAAACATTGCTATTATATGTAACATTAATGCCTCAATTTATTCAACCAAATTTTAATATTAACGCGCAATTAATAGTGTTAGCAGGCATTTTAATTGCCTTATCCATTGTTTGGCTTGGCATTGTCATTCTTGTGATGAATGTAATTCGCAAATGGTTTATGAAGCAGACTGTACAAGCAATGTTTAATAAAATAACAGGTGTAATGTTAGTAGGCATTGGTGTTCGCATTGCCACTGAAAAAGTATAGGAAAATTGAAAAAAAGCACGCAATGGTCAATTTCCATTGCGTGCATTTTATTACCCTTAGTAGGCAGTCCAACCACCATCTACGGCAATAACCTGACCATTTACAAAGCTCGCTTCATCTGAACCTAAGAATATAGCAAGTTGGGCAATTTCTTCTGGTTGTCCAGCCCGAGGATTGATGGACAAGCCAAGTGCCTGACGAGCCGCCCCGACTTCACTCATATTGGTCATTGTTGAGCCAATGTTAGTCATAACAGCACCTGGTGCAATCCCGTTGCAACGAATATTTTGATTGGCATACATAAAAGCTGTATTTTTTGTTAAGCCTACGACGGCATGTTTAGAGGCAGTGTAGGCAGCGCCTGCGCGAGCACCATAAAGTCCGCCAGCAGAAATATTATTAACAAAGACCCCATGCCCTTGCTCAAGGAAAATTTCTGTTGCCATACGCATAGAGCGCATAACAGCTGTTGTATTGACAGCAAATACTTTATCCCAACGCTCATCGGAAATTTCACCGACAGGCTCCATACCATCCATAATACCCGCGTTGTTAACTAAAATATCTAGTTTACCAAAATTGTTTTTGGTCTCATCAAATAAGCGTAGCAAGTCTTCTGCTAGAGCAACGTTTGTTTGTATAGCGATAGCTGTGCCACCAGACGCCTGAATACCATCCACAACAGCTTGCGCACCATCTAAATTTAAATCTGAAACAACGACTTTCGCACCTTCTTTAGCATAACCTTCTGCGATTGCTTTCCCCATAC
This DNA window, taken from Lysinibacillus sp. FSL M8-0337, encodes the following:
- a CDS encoding alpha/beta fold hydrolase, which encodes MKLSKPQPLTIEGGKKAVLLLHGFTGSTKDVKKLGEFLSKRGYTVHAPIYSGHGVEPEALLETKPEDWWNDVVEGYNFLKDKGYEEIAVVGISLGGVFSLKVAEQFPVKGVVAMCAPITRDSSKGLFTRLYNYARLYKHFENKSKDQIISELHELRISPKDSLDGVTRLTEETREDLPAIKAPTLVLQGLLDDELYQQSAPFILDTVKTDDKEIIWYENSGHIITLDKERDKVYEDVYNFLNHIEWSVAN
- the brnQ gene encoding branched-chain amino acid transport system II carrier protein, encoding MQKKIPFSTYAVIGTMLFGLYFGAGNLIFPIQLGQLAGTNFWFALVGFLVTAIGLPFLGILAIGLSGSNGLRDLASRIHPLFGVIFSLALYLTIGPFFAIPRTATVPFVVGFEPYINAEHTTMLLALFSFIFFAIVYYFSLNPAKIMDYIGKVLTPAFLVVLFILIIISIVKPMGHFQQPIGDYIQSSFMTGFKEGYNTMDALASLAFGIVVINAIKNAGITDRKEIAKATWKSGIFAMALMTLIYGLITYMGASSIESVGTFDNGGLIFAAVADHYFGSFGAILLAVIIVLACLKTSIGLITSCSEFFHEVFPKVSYKMFVLLLCVVSFSIANFGLNNIIQFAIPVLMFLYPLAIVLILLALSSSLFNNKQAVYASAMFLTFFVSLIDGYKALVISIPEAQLSWLDTIEQLYSDVLPLYDIGLGWILPAVIGVVIGLILPSKQTKTIQ
- a CDS encoding LysE family translocator — encoded protein: MHELWMFTAVALMIVMVPGVDSLLVLKNTIVHGKKAGFFTMVGIVLALIVWTTLAVLGLATIISKSMVVFLVIKYAGAAYLIYLGIQSWRARAQNMMLQEEVTIKENGEKNMPLSCMTQGITTDLLNPKTLLLYVTLMPQFIQPNFNINAQLIVLAGILIALSIVWLGIVILVMNVIRKWFMKQTVQAMFNKITGVMLVGIGVRIATEKV
- a CDS encoding SDR family oxidoreductase; translated protein: MRLENKVAIVTGAASGMGKAIAEGYAKEGAKVVVSDLNLDGAQAVVDGIQASGGTAIAIQTNVALAEDLLRLFDETKNNFGKLDILVNNAGIMDGMEPVGEISDERWDKVFAVNTTAVMRSMRMATEIFLEQGHGVFVNNISAGGLYGARAGAAYTASKHAVVGLTKNTAFMYANQNIRCNGIAPGAVMTNIGSTMTNMSEVGAARQALGLSINPRAGQPEEIAQLAIFLGSDEASFVNGQVIAVDGGWTAY